In Aspergillus fumigatus Af293 chromosome 2, whole genome shotgun sequence, a genomic segment contains:
- a CDS encoding GMC family oxidoreductase: protein MATRLSPTHFSASIVRLLLTSFIQAPHPPRIMILSAFILLLTLVTALAPEYDFIIVGGGVSGLVVANRLSEDPNVSVLIIEAGPSVLDNENVTDVDAYSRAFGTEIDWQFISESQLFGGEPQILRAGRALGGGSAINGESSPSGYGYEYAEELRLRLGMAYVRAEDVQLDAWQSIGNERWNWTSLFPYYLKSENLTLPTAVQTDAGATYDAFAHGSRGPLKVAFPRMQSGDNDLTPAVNQTLHAAGIPWNVDVNAGRMRGFSIYPWTIDEEAYIRYDAARAYFWPFQSRSNLHAWLNTRVNRIVWRDVPGGENTRAAGVEVTSQHGTVSVVMSRREVILSAGALKSPAILELSGIGNPRILNQHNIPVHVSLPGVGENLQDQMNTLMTASTHSPITGGRTVTFASATDIFSQDISSLANLTHTKLPSYAALVANMSNGAMQPEHLRAVFQVQHDLIFKNNIPIAEIIFKPGGEKTVNAGFWGLLPFARGNVHIRSSDPAAQPAISPNYGLLDWDIQLQVAIAKFIRRMFRSAPLEGMIEEESRPGLSAVPGDAADEVWGNWLEDNYASNFHAIGTAAMMPRSLGGVVNDRLQVYGTANVRVVDASIHPLQLCGHPMANLYAIAERTADLIKEDWTG, encoded by the exons ATGGCAACGCGCTTATCTCCCACACACTTCTCTGCCTCTATCGTTCGTCTCCTTTTGACTTCGTTCATACAGGCGCCTCACCCACCACGCATAATGATTCTCAGTGCgttcattctccttctcactctGGTCACTGCTCTGGCCCCCGAATATgacttcatcatcgtcggagGAGGAGTCAGCGGCCTTGTCGTCGCCAACCGTCTCTCCGAGGACCCCAACGTCTCCGTTCTCATCATCGAAGCCGGTCCATCAGTCCTTGACAACGAGAATGTGACCGATGTCGACGCGTACTCCCGTGCGTTTGGTACCGAAATAGACTGGCAGTTCATCAGTGAATCACAGCTCTTCGGCGGAGAACCACAGATCCTCCGGGCCGGACGAGCGCTGGGTGGCGGGAGCGCAATCAATGGTGAATCATCCCCATCCGGATATGGATATGAATATGCAGAAGAGCTAAGACTGCGTTTAGGAATGGCCTACGTGCGTGCTGAGGACGTCCAACTGGACGCTTGGCAGTCCATCGGCAATGAGCGCTGGAACTGGACGAGTCTGTTTCCTTACTATCTCAAGAGCGAGAACCTGACCTTGCCGACAGCCGTGCAGACGGATGCAGGCGCAACATACGATGCCTTTGCGCATGGCTCCCGCGGTCCCCTCAAGGTTGCTTTCCCACGTATGCAGAGTGGTGATAATGATCTGACACCTGCGGTCAACCAGACGCTTCACGCTGCGGGGATTCCGTGGAACGTAGATGTGAATGCTGGGCGCATGCGTGGATTTAGTATTTACCCCTGGACCATCGATGAGGAGGCGTATATTCGGTATGATGCCGCTCGGGCTTATTTTTGGCCGTTTCAGTCGCGATCGAACCTGCATGCCTGGTTGAACACGAGGGTGAATCGGATTGTTTGGAGAGACGTGCCTGGTGGAGAGAACACCCGTGCAGCTGGCGTGGAGGTTACTTCACAGCATGGCACTGTAAGTGTTGTGATGTCGAGAAGAGAGGTGATTCTCTCGGCTGGAGCGCTCAAGTCGCCCGCCATTCTTGAGCTTTCCGGGATCGGGAATCCACG CATCCTCAATCAACACAACATCCCCGTTCACGTCTCACTCCCAGGCGTCGGAGAAAACTTACAGGATCAGATGAACACTCTCATGACAGCGTCGACCCATTCACCCATCACCGGCGGCAGAACCGTCACTTTCGCATCGGCCACGGACATCTTCAGTCAGGAtatctcctccctcgccaACCTCACACATACCAAGCTCCCCTCGTACGCTGCCCTCGTCGCAAACATGAGCAACGGAGCCATGCAACCCGAACACCTGCGGGCTGTATTCCAAGTGCAACACGACCTTATCTTCAAGAACAACATTCCCATTGCAGAAATAATCTTCAAGCCCGGCGGCGAGAAAACCGTCAACGCCGGGTTCTGGGGCCTCCTCCCCTTTGCACGCGGGAACGTGCACATCCGCTCTTCTGATCCGGCAGCCCAGCCCGCGATCAGTCCCAATTACGGCCTGTTGGACTGGGATATCCAGCTGCAGGTTGCAATTGCCAAGTTCATCCGGCGGATGTTTCGCTCTGCGCCGCTTGAGGGGATGATTGAGGAGGAATCGAGGCCTGGTCTGTCGGCGGTGCCTGGGGATGCCGCGGATGAGGTGTGGGGGAACTGGTTGGAAGATAACT ATGCGTCCAACTTCCATGCCATCGGCACAGCGGCCATGATGCCCCGTTCTCTAGGTGGAGTCGTCAACGATCGGCTGCAGGTGTACGGCACGGCGAATGTTCGCGTTGTCGATGCGTCTATTCATCCGCTTCAGCTTTGCGGTCATCCGATGGCTAACCTGTACGCTATTGCAGAGCGCACAGCggatttgatcaaggagGATTGGACGGGCTAA
- a CDS encoding enoyl-CoA hydratase/isomerase family protein, translating to MSLFTIPISSTGGSIVCTNPTSSEKEKNIYLLTFTSPKDNRITPNFIDALILALDIIEHRFPKGVVITTSGIPKFYSNGLDLELATTTEGFLDKWLWKLFRRFLTYVVFEVSERSIFLTWHRFPMPTICLLNGHAFAGGLMLAMYHDYRIQNPTKGFLCINELEFGVPLQSPMMSIFREKLSPSAFRDLILEARRFAGPQSVAVGLVDGVGGLEETLQLIRERGLQTKAATGIYGTMKEEMYRHTLDILDNHAGNLAWREQVEEKKGTREEAALRAVEAFEKQRNAKL from the coding sequence ATGTCCTTGTTCACCATccccatctcctccacaggAGGCAGCATCGTCTGCACCAATCCCACCTCCTccgagaaagagaaaaacatCTACCTCCTCACCTTCACCTCGCCAAAAGATAACAGAATCACCCCAAACTTCATCGACGCCCTCATTCTAGCCTTAGACATAATTGAGCACCGCTTCCCCAAAGGCGTCGTGATCACCACGAGCGGCATCCCCAAATTCTACAGCAACGGGCTCGACCTCGAACTCGCAACTACCACAGAGGGCTTCCTCGATAAGTGGCTCTGGAAGCTATTCCGGCGCTTTCTCACGTATGTTGTTTTTGAAGTCTCAGAGCGCAGCATCTTTCTAACATGGCACAGGTTCCCCATGCCAACAATCTGCCTGCTGAACGGGCACGCCTTCGCAGGAGGGCTCATGCTGGCCATGTACCACGACTACCGGATCCAGAATCCTACCAAGGGGTTTCTGTGCATCAACGAGCTCGAGTTCGGGGTGCCCCTGCAGAGCCCCATGATGAGCATCTTCCGGGAGAAATTGTCCCCGTCCGCCTTCCGGGATCTAATTCTTGAGGCGAGACGGTTCGCGGGTCCACAGTCTGTTGCTGTGGGATTGGTGGACGGCGTAGGCGGGCTTGAGGAGACGCTGCAATTGATTCGGGAGCGCGGATTGCAGACCAAGGCGGCGACGGGGATCTATGGCacgatgaaggaggagatgtaCCGGCATACGCTGGACATCTTGGATAACCATGCGGGTAACCTTGCGTGGAGGGAgcaggtggaggagaagaaagggacGCGAGAAGAGGCTGCGTTGAGAGCTGTGGAGGCGTTTGAGAAGCAGAGAAATGCGAAGCTTTAA
- a CDS encoding alpha/beta fold hydrolase, whose translation MASIAFPEIAKLHTLSTSHTYNYVYHAATASQATILLLHGFPSSCYDWRHQIHHFINLGYGVLAPDLLGYGGTSKPTAVEEYKLKSMAREIIELLEHEGLRQIHAVAHDTGCNLLSRLADYYPDRLLSCTFIAVPYSKPGEHFDLDMVNRFTKQLLGFEKCGYIEFFVEDEAGSTLDQHPESFFTLFYSNSPDLWAEHLGPVGAIKAWLQNDKQGPLASYVSEEERAMHIRILQGHHKPALNWYHALVRNVNKDDEVEANLDAKFKMPVLMIGPQLNKFEILGFLEQMEDFAEDFTLKRVSTAGHWIQLEAREELNAMLEAFLARPGCAGKV comes from the exons ATGGCAAGCATTGCATTCCCAGAGATCGCCAAGCTCCACACTCTCTCAACTTCCCATACATACAACTATGTCTACCACGCAGCAACTGCGTCACAAGCAACCATCCTTCTCCTGCACGGGTTCCCGTCTTCCTGCTATGACTGGCGTCACCAGATCCATCACTTCATCAATCTAGGATATGGAGTCCTGGCACCAGATCTACTGGGGTACGGCGGCACCTCCAAACCCACCGCGGTAGAGGAGTACAAGCTCAAGAGTATGGCAAGGGAGATCATAGAATTACTGGAGCATGAAGGTTTAAGACAGATTCATGCCGTGGCGCACGACACTGGATGTAATCTTCTTTCAAGGCTCGCAGATTATTACCCGGACCGTCTGCTGTCATGCACGTTCATCGCTGTACCCTACTCTAAGCCGGGGGAGCATTTTGACTTGGACATGGTAAACAGGTTCACAAAACAGTTGTTGGGATTTGAGAAATGTGGGTATATTGAATTTTTCGTAGAGGATGAAGCAGGCAGTACTTTGGATCAGCAT CCGGAGTCGTTCTTCACGCTGTTCTACTCCAACAGCCCAGACTTGTGGGCTGAGCATCTTGGCCCTGTAGGCGCCATAAAGGCATGGCTTCAGAATGACAAGCAAGGTCCTTTGGCGTCCTATGTCAGCGAGGAG GAACGAGCTATGCACATCAGGATCTTGCAAGGCCACCACAAGCCAGCACTCAACTGGTACCATGCTCTTGTCAGGAATGTGAACAAGGATGACGAGGTCGAAGCAAACCTCGATGCAAAGTTCAAGATGCCAGTCCTCATGATCGGCCCGCAACTGAACAAGTTTGAGATACTCGGGTTCCTTGAACAGATGGAAGACTTCGCTGAGGACTTTACGCTCAAGCGAGTCAGTACGGCAGGTCACTGGATACAGCTTGAGGCGAGAGAAGAGCTGAATGCTATGCTTGAAGCATTCCTCGCACGCCCTGGCTGTGCCGGTAAAGTATAG